The proteins below are encoded in one region of Thioalkalivibrio sp. K90mix:
- a CDS encoding DUF2322 family protein, with product MPKNLPDVSNLERLELFGEDYNPSATIENVDGQTLSLQIYYQLALDYGGIGPKAANSGLLMYGSHADDARAHPGKHPNIDRLFEILDKGYYLSVKAVPKRKSRAG from the coding sequence ATGCCCAAGAACCTGCCCGACGTCAGCAATCTCGAACGCCTGGAACTGTTCGGCGAGGACTACAACCCGAGTGCGACCATCGAGAACGTGGACGGCCAGACCCTGTCGCTGCAGATCTACTACCAGCTGGCGCTGGACTACGGTGGCATCGGCCCGAAGGCCGCCAACTCCGGTTTGCTGATGTACGGCAGCCATGCCGACGATGCCCGCGCCCATCCGGGCAAGCACCCGAACATCGACCGCCTGTTCGAGATCCTCGACAAGGGCTACTATCTTTCGGTGAAGGCCGTACCCAAGCGCAAGAGCCGCGCCGGCTAG
- a CDS encoding histidine phosphatase family protein, protein MIVDLLRHGEPEGGQRYRGHGCDDPLSAQGWTQMEHAVRDDDGWQAVVSSPMRRCRAFAERLVDERELSLHLEPDLREVGFGDWEGRTRVDLQRERPEEYRAFYADPVHSRPAGAEPLGAFRRRVETAFETAVGGQSAERVLVIVHAGVIRALVGWVMGVPDERLFQLECEYASRTRLHRHPTRGWRLIHTNRLP, encoded by the coding sequence ATGATTGTGGATCTGTTGCGACACGGCGAGCCGGAGGGCGGGCAGCGCTATCGTGGCCATGGCTGCGACGATCCGCTCAGCGCGCAGGGGTGGACGCAGATGGAACACGCGGTGCGCGACGACGACGGCTGGCAGGCGGTCGTCAGCTCGCCGATGCGCCGCTGCCGGGCGTTTGCCGAACGCCTGGTGGACGAGCGTGAGCTGTCCCTGCATCTAGAGCCGGACCTGCGCGAGGTCGGCTTTGGCGACTGGGAGGGCCGCACACGGGTCGATCTGCAGCGCGAACGGCCGGAGGAATACCGGGCGTTCTATGCCGATCCGGTGCATTCGCGGCCGGCCGGGGCGGAGCCGCTGGGGGCCTTTCGCCGGAGGGTGGAGACGGCCTTCGAAACCGCGGTCGGGGGCCAGTCGGCGGAACGCGTGCTGGTGATCGTGCACGCCGGGGTCATTCGCGCACTGGTCGGCTGGGTGATGGGGGTGCCGGACGAGCGGCTGTTCCAGCTGGAATGCGAGTATGCGAGCCGGACCCGGCTGCACCGCCATCCGACGCGCGGCTGGCGCCTGATCCACACCAACCGCCTGCCGTGA
- the ampD gene encoding 1,6-anhydro-N-acetylmuramyl-L-alanine amidase AmpD: MTEAVTVDRDWWPPARVLESPNQDARPARIEPELIVVHAISLPPGEFGGPHVAELFQNRLDPDAHPYFAQIADLRVSAHVLIDREGMATQFVPFSRRAWHAGVSQWRGRERCNDFSIGIELEGTDDDPFTPVQYAELARLIGWLRERFPAIAPDALVGHCDIAPGRKTDPGPHFDWAHLESCLSEDTA, translated from the coding sequence GTGACCGAAGCCGTGACCGTTGATCGCGACTGGTGGCCGCCGGCTCGCGTGCTCGAGAGCCCGAACCAGGACGCGCGCCCCGCGCGGATAGAACCCGAGTTGATCGTCGTGCATGCGATCAGCCTGCCGCCGGGCGAGTTCGGCGGTCCGCACGTAGCCGAGCTGTTCCAGAATCGGCTCGATCCGGATGCCCACCCGTACTTTGCGCAGATCGCCGATCTGCGCGTGTCCGCGCATGTACTGATTGACCGGGAGGGGATGGCGACCCAGTTCGTGCCGTTCTCCCGGCGTGCCTGGCATGCGGGCGTATCGCAATGGCGTGGTCGCGAGCGCTGCAACGATTTTTCCATCGGCATCGAACTCGAGGGCACCGACGACGACCCGTTCACGCCGGTGCAGTACGCCGAGCTGGCCCGTCTGATCGGCTGGCTGCGCGAACGCTTTCCGGCGATTGCTCCGGATGCGCTGGTGGGACACTGCGACATCGCCCCCGGGCGCAAGACCGACCCGGGACCGCATTTCGACTGGGCGCACCTGGAGAGCTGCCTGAGCGAGGACACGGCATGA